The Pyramidobacter piscolens W5455 sequence ACCGTGCGCCTCTCCGAGACCGGCGACCTCGAACTGATCCCCGAGGGCGGCGAGTACGTCATGGCCGACTTCGCCGAAGCGGAAGACGGTATCCAGCTCTACACCTACGGCAAGAAGTTCGCGCTGACGCGCCAGGCGATCGTCAACGACGACCTGCGCGCCTTCACCCGTCTGCCCACGCTGTTCGGCAGCGCCGCGGCGCGCACCGTCAACCGCGCCGTCTACGCTTTGCTTACCGGCAACCCGAAGATGGCCGAAACCGGCAAGTCGCTGTTCAACGCCGCGCACAACAACCTGGCCGCGCCGGGATCCGCCTTCGCCGGAGAATCCCTCAGCGCCGCCAGAACCGCCATGCGCCGCCAGAAGGGACTGAAGGGCGTGGACGACCTGAACCTGACGCCGTCGTTCGTGATCGTGCCGCCCGAGCTGGAGACCGGCGTCGAAAAGCTGCTCTTCTCCGACACCGACCTGACGGCCGCGGCCGCCGGCGTGAAGAACGTCTTCAAGAACGCTCTGACGATGGTCGTCGAATCGTGCCTGACCGACCCCAAAGCCTGGTATCTGGCGGCGTCTTCCAGCGTGGTGGACACCTTCGAAGTGGCTTTCCTCGACGGCGTGCAGGCGCCCGTCATCGAGCAGCGCGAGAGCTGGGACACCGACGGCATCGAGTACAAGATCCGCCTTGACTTCGGCGTCAAGGCCTGGGACTACCGCGGGCTCTACAAGAACCCCGGCGCGTAACGAACGAGGAGGAACGAGAAAATGCCCATGACCAAACCCATTCAGATCGGCAACGCGATCACGTACGTCAACGCCGGCGAGGCGGCGATCGCCGCCCGCGACGTGGTGGCGCTCGCCAACATGTGCGGCATCGCCCAGACCGGCATCGCCCCCGGCGAAGCGGGAACGCTGATCCTCGCCGGCGTGCACGAGGTGCCGGCGGCGACCGGGGCCGCCTTCGCGGTCGGCCAGATCGTCTACTGGGACGCTTCCGGCAAAAAGGCCGCGGCGGCGGGAACCGTGCCGCTCGGCGTCGTCGTCGAACCGAAGGCGAGCTCCGCGGCGACCGCCAAAGTCAGGATCGGCGTCGCGCTACCCGGCGCGTAGAAGAGGCGCTCCGTGTCGCTCAAGGACGTGATGCGCGACGACCTCCGCAAGGGGCGCGTCTGGTTCGATCCCGGCGGCATGGGCGGCTGGCACGTCGTCAACGGTCAAAAAGTGCTGTGCGTGCTCGACGCCGCCTGCCTCGCCGAAGCGGCGCCGGGGAGAAGGGGAGAGGGAGTCCAGACGGGCTCCCTCTCCCTGTACCTGCGCGCCGACGAGTACCGGGGGCTGCCGCACGTCGGCCAGAGCCTCACGGTCGACGGACGCACGTACCGCATCGCCGCCTGCGCCGACGCCGAAGGCGTGCTCGAGCTGCAGCTGACGGAGGCGAGGGCGCGATGATCGTTATGCGTCTGGATTTCGAGCAGAGTCGGCTCGAACGCGCCCGCGCGGCGCTGAGCGGCGTTCGCGGCGGCGCGGAGACGGCCGTTTGCCGCGCCCTGAACAAGGCCGTAAAGCACGCCAGGACCGCTTCGGTCCGCTACATCTGCGAGAACTACAACATCCGTCCGTCCGAAGCGCGCAGGAACCTGACGGTGAGCCTGGCCTCGCGGAACAAGCAGAACGCGCAGCTGGTTCAGAAAGGGTCGCCGCTGGCGCTGTCGAAGTTCCTGATCGCGCCGAAGAAGCCGCCGAACCAGAAAGGCAAAAAGCCCGAAGCCCGCGCCAGAACGATCGCCGGCGTCCGCTTCGGCACGCGCAAAGAGCTGCCCCACGCCTTCGTGGCGCGCACGCGGAACGGACATCTCGGCGTCTGGTCGCGCGCTCCGGAGAAAGGACGCCGCGCCATCCGCCAGCGCTACACCACCAGCGTGCCGCAGATGCTGAACAACGAGGCGGTCATGAAGCGCCTCGACGAAGAAGCGCGGCAGATCATGAGCGCCGAGCTCGACCGCCAGGTCGATCTGATCCTGAGCGGACGCGAGAAAGGAAAGAAGTCATGACGCCGCTGTTCCTGCTGGACGCGCTGGAAAAGCGCCTGAACGGCGTGTTCGCGAACGTCTCGTTCCCCGACGCCGACGGCGCCGATCTGGGGATCCACGTCTACCAGATGGCGCTGCCGTCGCCGCGCCAGGCCGAGATCGTCCCCCGCGACGAGGAAGCGCCGCCTCCCGACCTGGACGACTACGTGCCGCTGAACGACGGCGGCTACACCGTCGCGCAGGCGAAGCGGATCTTTCCCTGCGCGGTGATCCGGCCGCTGGCGTATCAGTTCGGCGACGCCGGCAAGGACGAGGAAGATTCGCTCGGCGTGGTCGTCACGGTGGGCGCGTTCGAGTCGTCCGACGACAACGCCGAAGGCGGCCGCATCGTCGTGACGCTGCTGGAGAAGATCCGCTACAGTCTGGAAGAGTCGCCCGTGCTCGACGGAAAGTACGAGTGCGGCGCGCCCGCCAGCTGGGAACTGCTGGGCGACGACACCCGGCCGTATTGGTTCGGAGAGATGGTCACCAGCTGGACGGTCCGCAGGGCCGAACGGCTGCCGGACCCGGAAGAAGATTTCAGAGTCGGATTCTATCCGACGGAAAGGAACCTGCCATGGCAGAACAAATGATCTACTGCGGCCCCGCGGTGCCGCGCGGCGGCCTGAGCGCTTTCGCCGTGTTTGCCGGCGCGCTGCCGGCCAACGTGCGGAAGCTCGCCGGCGAATGCCCGGAGCTGGGACGTCTGATCGTCCCCGTCGGCGATCTGGCCGAGACGCGCCGTCGCGTCGGCGAGCCCGGCACGGAAGAGCGCCGCCTTTACGAGGCGGTTAAAAACCACAAGTGGGAGGCGAGCGAATAATGGCCTATCGTCACGGAGTCTACGTTTCCGAGGTGCCCACCTCGATCGTGCCGCCGGTGCGAGTGGACGCGGCCACGCCGTTTTTCGTCGGCGCCGCGCCGGTCCACCTGGTGGCCAAGACCGAGGCGGAGGCCAAGGCGCTGGTCAACAAGCCCGTTATCGCCCACACCTACGCCGAGGCCGTGGAAGCCCTCGGCATGGCCGCCTCCGGCGAATGGGACAGGTACACCCTGTCCGAGTGCGTCTACAGCCAGTTCGCGCTGTACGGCGTCGCGCCGGCCGTGTTCGTGAACGTCTTCGACCCCACGAAGAACCCCGTTTCGCAGTCGGAACGCTCGTTCGGGCTCGCGGCGCGGCAGGCCTCGCTCGGCAAAAACGTGCTGCGCTGGACGGTGAAAGTCGCCGCCGAAAGCGGCGGATCGGAACTGACGGAAGGCGTCGATTACAGCCTGGCGGCCGACGGCGAGGGGAATCTGCTCGTCAACGCGTTGAGCGGCGGCGCCCTGGAGGACGCCCCCGCGCTCTACGCCTCGTTTTCGACCTGCGATCCGTCCTCCGTCGAAGCGGCCGACGTGATCGGCGGCTACGACGCCGGGACCGGGACCTACAAAGGACTGGAACTGATCGAGTCGGTCTATCCCAAGTGGAAGATCGTGCCCGGCTTCATCGTCGCCCCCGGTTTCAGTTCCGATCCGGCCGTGGCCGCGGTGATGGCCGCCAAGGCGAGCACTATCAACGGCAGCTTCTCGTGCCTGGCTCTGTGCGACGCGCCCTGCGGCGCCGGCGGCGTCGAGGCCTACGGCGGCGTGCCCGAGTGGAAGAACAGGAACAACTATGTCTGGCCCGAGCAGGTCGTCTGCTGGCCCATGCTCTCGCTGGGCGGGGCCAGGTATCACCTGTCCGTGCAGCTGGCGGGGCTGATGGGCAAAAGCGACGCCGCCTACGAGGGCACGCTCGTGCGCAGCCCTTCCAACCGGAACCTGCAGATGGACGGGGCCGTCCTCGGCGACGAGCCCATGACGGAAGTGAACCTGACCAAGGAACAGGCCACTTTCCTCAACGCCGCCGGCGTCGTCACCGCCCTGAACTGGTCCAACGGCTGGGTGGCGTGGGGCAACCGCACCGGCTGCTATCCCGGCGTCACCGACGCCAAAGACGCCTTCATCCCGGTGCGGCGCATGTTCCAGTGGATCGGCAACACGCTGATCCTCACGTACTGGCAGAAAGTCGATTTCCCCGTCACCAAGCGGCTGATCCAGACCATTTGCGACAGCGCCCAGATGTGGCTGAACGGTCTGGCGGCGCGCGAGTGGCTGGTGGGCAAGCCGTCGATCCAGTTCCTCGAGGCCGAGAACCCGACCACCGACCTGATCGACGGCATCGTCAGGCTGCACGTCTGCGTGACGCCGCCCCTGCCGGCGCGCGAGATCGACTTCGTTCTCGAGTACGACGTGACGCAGCTGTCCACGCTGTTCGAATAGGAGGCGAAAGAACATGCCCGCAATTCCCGAAAGACTGATCAACTATAACTGCTACACCGAGGCCGGACGGCTGCTCGGCGTCACCACCGTGGACATGCCTCAGCTGCAGGCCATGACCGACACGGTCAAGGGCGCCGGCATCGCCGGCGAGATCAACGAGCCGACGATCGGCCACTATCAGGCGCTCGGCGCCACCGTGCACTTCAACACGGCCAACGTGGACATGAACTATCTGATCAACCCGCGGCCGCACGTCCTCGTCTTCCTCGGCTCGCTGCAGTTCGTCGACCAGGGCAGCGGCGAGCTGAAGACCAAGGCGCTGCGCGTGCTGATGCGCGCCAAGCCGACCAACAGCAGCATCGGCAACGCCGACGTTTCCGCCGCCATGGACAGCAGCGTCGAGTTCTCGGTCGACCGCCTGCTGATCACGCTCGACGGCGTGCCGACGGTCGATTACGACCCGCTCAACTTCGTCTGCAACATTGGCGGCGTCGACGTGCTCGCCGGCGTGCGCCGCGACATCCAGTAAGAATTGAAAAAGCGCGGGGCCGCTCGCGCGGCCTTTCGCGCCCATCGAAAGGAGAACGAAATGTCCGCCAAAAAAGGCGTTATCGTCGAAGAAGCACCCAAGTTCACCCCCGAAGAAATGGCCGCGGCGGCCGCGCAGATCCCCGCCGTGGCGGTCAACGCCGAAGCCTCCGCCGCGGAGGCGGGGACCGAAGAGGTTTCCGTTGCGGAAAAGGAAGCGCCATCCGCCGCCGCGGAAGAAACGCGCGCGGAACCGGAGACGTCCTTCGCCCTGAGCCGCCCGGTCGAGCACGAGGGCGCGACGTACGAGCGCGTCGAGCTCGACCGCGCCCGTTTGACCGGCGAGGCCACGGCGAAGGCCGAGCGCCTCTTCCTGATCGAGTGCCCGCGCTTTCCCGACACCGTCAACCGGCTGGAATCCA is a genomic window containing:
- a CDS encoding Mu-like prophage major head subunit gpT family protein, yielding GLRLRLGARLERPADGAEAFRGAHLIDLAREIVERGGERVGNGMSYMELAKRAMGTGDFPIILGNVANAILLDSYRAAPSTWRGWCGVGSLSDFKVQKTVRLSETGDLELIPEGGEYVMADFAEAEDGIQLYTYGKKFALTRQAIVNDDLRAFTRLPTLFGSAAARTVNRAVYALLTGNPKMAETGKSLFNAAHNNLAAPGSAFAGESLSAARTAMRRQKGLKGVDDLNLTPSFVIVPPELETGVEKLLFSDTDLTAAAAGVKNVFKNALTMVVESCLTDPKAWYLAASSSVVDTFEVAFLDGVQAPVIEQRESWDTDGIEYKIRLDFGVKAWDYRGLYKNPGA
- a CDS encoding DUF2190 family protein encodes the protein MPMTKPIQIGNAITYVNAGEAAIAARDVVALANMCGIAQTGIAPGEAGTLILAGVHEVPAATGAAFAVGQIVYWDASGKKAAAAGTVPLGVVVEPKASSAATAKVRIGVALPGA
- a CDS encoding phage tail protein, with amino-acid sequence MIVMRLDFEQSRLERARAALSGVRGGAETAVCRALNKAVKHARTASVRYICENYNIRPSEARRNLTVSLASRNKQNAQLVQKGSPLALSKFLIAPKKPPNQKGKKPEARARTIAGVRFGTRKELPHAFVARTRNGHLGVWSRAPEKGRRAIRQRYTTSVPQMLNNEAVMKRLDEEARQIMSAELDRQVDLILSGREKGKKS
- a CDS encoding phage tail sheath family protein produces the protein MAYRHGVYVSEVPTSIVPPVRVDAATPFFVGAAPVHLVAKTEAEAKALVNKPVIAHTYAEAVEALGMAASGEWDRYTLSECVYSQFALYGVAPAVFVNVFDPTKNPVSQSERSFGLAARQASLGKNVLRWTVKVAAESGGSELTEGVDYSLAADGEGNLLVNALSGGALEDAPALYASFSTCDPSSVEAADVIGGYDAGTGTYKGLELIESVYPKWKIVPGFIVAPGFSSDPAVAAVMAAKASTINGSFSCLALCDAPCGAGGVEAYGGVPEWKNRNNYVWPEQVVCWPMLSLGGARYHLSVQLAGLMGKSDAAYEGTLVRSPSNRNLQMDGAVLGDEPMTEVNLTKEQATFLNAAGVVTALNWSNGWVAWGNRTGCYPGVTDAKDAFIPVRRMFQWIGNTLILTYWQKVDFPVTKRLIQTICDSAQMWLNGLAAREWLVGKPSIQFLEAENPTTDLIDGIVRLHVCVTPPLPAREIDFVLEYDVTQLSTLFE
- a CDS encoding phage major tail tube protein translates to MPAIPERLINYNCYTEAGRLLGVTTVDMPQLQAMTDTVKGAGIAGEINEPTIGHYQALGATVHFNTANVDMNYLINPRPHVLVFLGSLQFVDQGSGELKTKALRVLMRAKPTNSSIGNADVSAAMDSSVEFSVDRLLITLDGVPTVDYDPLNFVCNIGGVDVLAGVRRDIQ